A stretch of Helicobacter pylori DNA encodes these proteins:
- the carB gene encoding carbamoyl-phosphate synthase large subunit, which translates to MPKRTDISNILLIGSGPIVIGQACEFDYSGTQSCKTLKSLGYRVILINSNPATVMTDPEFSHQTYIQPITPENIAAIIKKEKIDAILPTMGGQTALNAVMQMHQKGMLEGVELLGAKIEAIKKGEDRQAFKEAMLKIGMDLPKGRYAYSELEALEAINEIGFPAIIRASFTLAGGGSGVAYNIEEFQELAKNALDASPINEILIEESLLGWKEYEMEVIRDNKDNCIIVCCIENIDPMGVHTGDSITIAPSLTLTDKEYQRMRDASFAILREIGVDTGGSNVQFAIHPETLRMVVIEMNPRVSRSSALASKATGFPIAKVATMLAVGFSLDEIKNDITNTPASFEPSLDYIVVKIPRFAFEKFAGVSSTLGTSMKSIGEVMAIGGNFLEALQKALCSLENNWLGFESLSKDLEAIKKEIRRPNPKRLLYIADAFRLGVCVDEVFELCQIDRWFLSQIQKLVKAEEGINSSVLTDAKKLRGLKNLGFSDAMIAAKIKENENLEVSPFEVELARSNLQIASNFEEVDTCAAEFLSLTPYLYSTYAPNPLPPIENKQEKQEKKILIIGSGPNRIGQGIEFDYCCVHASFALKDLNIKSVMLNCNPETVSTDYDTSDTLYFEPIHFECVKSIIQRERVDGIIVHFGGQTPLKLAKDLAKMQAPIIGTPFKVIDIAEDREKFSLFLKELDIKQPKNGMAKSVDEAYSIANVIGFPIIVRPSYVLGGQHMQILENIEELRHYLESVTHALEISPKNPLLIDKFLEKAVELDVDVICDKKEVYIAGILQHIEEAGIHSGDSACFIPSTLRAEILDEIERVSAKIALHLGVVGLLNIQFAVYENSLYLIEVNPRASRTVPFLSKALGVPLAKVATRVMVLEDLKEALKFYDKKNIVEYSKGVYKPKMPHFVALKEAVFPFNKLYGSDLILGPEMKSTGEVMGIARSLGLAFFKAQTACFNPIKNKGLIFVSIKDKDKEEACVLMKRLVELGFKLCATEGTHKALEKAGVKSLKVLKISEGRPNIMDLMMNGEISMAINTSDHKSQDDAKLIRASVLKNHVSYFTTLSAIEVLLLALEESSQKDELLALQDYLK; encoded by the coding sequence ATGCCTAAACGCACCGATATTTCTAACATTCTACTGATAGGCTCAGGCCCTATTGTGATCGGGCAAGCTTGTGAGTTTGACTACTCAGGGACTCAAAGTTGTAAAACCTTAAAATCTTTAGGTTATAGAGTGATCTTAATCAATTCTAACCCAGCCACCGTGATGACTGACCCTGAATTTTCTCATCAAACTTATATCCAGCCCATCACCCCAGAAAATATCGCCGCTATCATCAAAAAAGAAAAGATTGACGCTATTTTACCCACAATGGGCGGGCAAACCGCTTTGAATGCAGTCATGCAGATGCACCAAAAGGGCATGTTAGAAGGCGTGGAGCTTTTAGGGGCTAAGATTGAAGCGATTAAGAAAGGCGAAGACAGGCAGGCTTTCAAAGAAGCGATGTTAAAAATCGGGATGGATTTGCCTAAAGGGCGTTACGCTTATAGCGAGTTAGAAGCCCTAGAAGCCATTAATGAAATTGGCTTTCCAGCCATTATTAGAGCGAGTTTCACTCTGGCGGGGGGAGGGAGTGGGGTCGCTTATAATATTGAAGAGTTTCAAGAATTGGCTAAAAACGCCCTAGACGCTTCGCCCATTAATGAAATTTTGATTGAAGAGTCCTTATTGGGGTGGAAAGAATACGAAATGGAGGTCATACGAGACAACAAGGATAATTGCATCATTGTATGCTGTATTGAAAACATTGACCCCATGGGCGTTCATACCGGCGATAGCATCACCATCGCTCCAAGCCTCACCTTAACCGATAAAGAATACCAACGCATGCGCGATGCGAGCTTTGCGATTTTGAGAGAAATTGGCGTGGATACGGGCGGGAGTAATGTGCAATTTGCGATCCACCCAGAGACTTTAAGAATGGTTGTGATTGAAATGAACCCACGAGTGAGCCGCAGCTCCGCACTAGCTTCAAAAGCGACCGGGTTTCCCATTGCAAAAGTCGCTACCATGCTTGCGGTGGGTTTTAGCTTAGATGAAATCAAAAACGATATTACCAACACTCCGGCGAGTTTTGAGCCTAGTTTGGATTATATCGTGGTGAAAATCCCTCGCTTTGCGTTTGAAAAATTTGCCGGTGTTTCTAGCACTTTAGGGACTTCTATGAAAAGCATTGGCGAAGTGATGGCGATAGGGGGGAATTTCTTAGAAGCCTTACAAAAAGCGTTATGCTCTTTGGAAAATAATTGGCTAGGGTTTGAATCGTTAAGCAAAGATTTAGAAGCGATAAAAAAGGAAATCCGCCGGCCCAATCCCAAGCGCTTGCTCTATATCGCTGATGCGTTCAGGCTCGGCGTTTGTGTTGATGAAGTGTTTGAATTATGCCAGATTGACAGGTGGTTTTTATCTCAAATTCAAAAGCTAGTCAAAGCAGAAGAGGGCATCAATTCTAGCGTTTTAACGGATGCCAAAAAATTGAGAGGGCTTAAAAATTTAGGCTTTAGCGATGCCATGATTGCCGCTAAAATCAAAGAAAATGAAAATTTAGAGGTCAGCCCTTTTGAAGTGGAATTAGCTAGATCTAATTTACAAATCGCGTCCAATTTTGAAGAAGTGGACACTTGCGCGGCGGAGTTTTTATCGCTCACGCCTTATTTGTATTCCACTTATGCCCCTAATCCTTTGCCCCCTATTGAAAACAAACAAGAAAAACAAGAAAAGAAAATCCTAATCATAGGCTCTGGGCCTAACCGCATCGGTCAAGGCATTGAATTTGATTATTGTTGCGTGCATGCGAGCTTTGCTTTGAAAGATTTAAACATTAAAAGCGTCATGCTCAATTGCAATCCAGAAACGGTTAGCACAGATTATGATACCAGTGATACGCTCTATTTTGAACCCATTCATTTTGAGTGCGTGAAAAGCATCATTCAAAGGGAGCGCGTGGATGGCATCATCGTGCATTTTGGGGGACAAACCCCTTTAAAACTCGCTAAAGATCTAGCTAAAATGCAAGCCCCTATTATTGGCACGCCTTTTAAGGTGATTGATATTGCTGAAGACAGGGAAAAATTTTCCCTCTTTTTAAAAGAGCTTGACATCAAGCAGCCCAAAAATGGCATGGCTAAGAGCGTTGATGAAGCCTATAGTATCGCTAATGTGATTGGTTTCCCTATCATTGTGCGCCCTAGTTATGTGCTAGGCGGCCAACACATGCAAATTTTAGAAAATATTGAAGAACTGCGCCATTATTTAGAAAGCGTTACGCATGCTTTAGAGATTAGCCCTAAAAATCCGCTCCTCATTGATAAGTTTTTAGAAAAAGCGGTGGAATTAGATGTGGATGTTATTTGCGATAAAAAAGAGGTCTATATTGCCGGCATTTTACAGCATATTGAAGAAGCCGGAATCCATTCAGGCGACTCTGCATGCTTTATCCCTTCCACTTTAAGGGCTGAAATTTTAGATGAAATTGAGCGAGTGAGCGCGAAAATCGCTCTGCATCTAGGCGTAGTAGGGCTATTGAATATCCAATTTGCTGTTTATGAAAATTCGCTGTATTTGATTGAAGTCAATCCCAGAGCCAGCCGGACCGTGCCTTTTTTAAGCAAGGCTTTAGGCGTTCCTTTAGCCAAAGTGGCGACTAGGGTTATGGTGCTAGAAGACTTGAAAGAAGCCCTGAAGTTTTATGATAAAAAAAATATCGTAGAATATTCTAAAGGCGTTTATAAGCCTAAAATGCCCCATTTTGTGGCTTTAAAAGAAGCGGTTTTCCCTTTTAATAAACTTTATGGATCGGATTTGATTTTAGGGCCTGAGATGAAAAGCACCGGCGAAGTGATGGGGATTGCTAGATCTTTAGGGCTTGCATTTTTCAAGGCTCAAACGGCTTGCTTTAACCCCATTAAAAACAAGGGGCTTATTTTTGTTTCTATTAAAGATAAGGATAAAGAAGAAGCATGCGTTTTAATGAAGCGATTGGTTGAATTGGGTTTTAAACTGTGCGCCACAGAAGGCACGCATAAAGCTTTGGAAAAAGCTGGGGTGAAATCTTTAAAAGTGCTTAAAATCTCTGAGGGCCGCCCCAATATCATGGATTTGATGATGAATGGGGAAATCAGCATGGCTATCAACACCAGCGATCACAAATCTCAAGATGACGCCAAACTCATACGCGCTTCTGTGCTTAAAAACCATGTGAGTTATTTCACGACTTTAAGCGCGATAGAAGTCTTACTTTTAGCGTTAGAAGAAAGCTCTCAAAAAGACGAATTACTAGCCTTACAAGATTATTTAAAGTAG
- a CDS encoding Sua5 YciO YrdC YwlC family protein, which translates to MALVYLAQSDTTIGLLSKDSEKLNALKGRPKNQSVLIESTDFSTLKSLVRAPNAFKNLIRRSAKTTFIYPNSKAVRVIRGRHGDFLKRFKTLYSTSANLTQCAYDKEIASNLADVIVSDERGLFESASSKIFRLYKNKKVRIR; encoded by the coding sequence ATGGCGTTAGTGTATTTGGCTCAAAGCGATACCACGATAGGACTGCTTTCTAAAGACAGCGAAAAGCTCAACGCCTTAAAAGGCCGCCCTAAAAACCAAAGCGTTTTAATAGAAAGCACTGATTTTAGCACCTTAAAAAGTCTGGTGCGCGCGCCTAACGCTTTTAAAAACCTCATTAGAAGAAGCGCTAAAACCACTTTTATTTACCCTAACTCTAAAGCCGTTCGTGTGATTAGGGGCAGACATGGGGATTTTTTAAAGCGTTTTAAAACGCTTTATAGCACCTCAGCCAACCTCACCCAATGCGCTTATGATAAAGAAATCGCTTCCAATCTCGCTGATGTGATTGTGAGCGATGAAAGGGGTTTGTTTGAAAGCGCTAGTTCTAAAATATTTAGGCTTTATAAAAATAAAAAAGTGAGAATAAGATAA
- a CDS encoding TonB-dependent receptor domain-containing protein, which produces MNDKRFRKYCSFSIFLSLLGMFELEAKEEEKEEKRQKEKKDKNAQHTLGKVTTQAAKIFNYNNQTTISSKELERRQANQISDMFRRNPNINVGGGAVIAQKIYVRGIEDRLARVTVDGAAQMGASYGHQGNTIIDPGMLKSVVVTKGAAQASAGPMALIGAIKMETRSASDFIPKGKDYAMSGAATFLTNFGDRETIMGAYRNHHFDALLYYTHQNIFYYRDGDNAMKNLFDPKADNKVTGSPSEQNNVMAKINGYLSERDTLTLSYNMTRDNANRPLRANFTGTFLPYSCGDFNAFPNEQNPDDCLFENDASLFKTYSVNLVHNVSLNYEREGGSRFGDPKLKINGYTSIRNVQIDPLFRPNDIAAIIPFTPNPQLSQNEENECVAQGGIYDALKQTCSITFKSLGGGSVVANKNLFIINSGFNANVIHTIDHKNDNLLEYGLNYQNLTTFDKAIPNSELVKPGDAPDACLRVMGPNDPNMNGRCQRNGATANVVGVYVQANYTLHPMVTLGAGTRYDVYTLVDKDWQLHITQGFSPSAALNVSPLENLNFRLSYAYVTRGPMPGGLVWMRQDNLRYNRNLKPEIGQNAEFNTEYSSQYFDFRAAGFVQLISNYINQFSSTLFVTNLPAQDIIYVPGYEVSGTAKYKGFSLGLSVARSWPSLKGRLIADVYELAATTGNVFILTASYTIPRTGLSITWLSRFVTDLSYCSYSPYRNGPTDIDRRPSNCPKTPGIFHVHKPGYGVSSFFITYKPTYKKLKGLSLNAVFNNVFNQQYIDQASPVMSPDEPNQDKYARGMAEPGFNARFEISYKF; this is translated from the coding sequence ATGAATGACAAGCGTTTTAGGAAATATTGTAGTTTTTCTATTTTTTTGTCCTTATTAGGCATGTTTGAATTGGAGGCTAAAGAAGAAGAAAAAGAAGAAAAAAGACAGAAAGAAAAAAAAGATAAGAACGCCCAACACACTCTGGGTAAAGTTACCACTCAAGCGGCTAAAATCTTTAATTACAACAACCAGACAACCATTTCAAGTAAGGAATTAGAAAGAAGGCAAGCCAACCAAATCAGCGACATGTTTAGAAGAAACCCCAATATCAATGTGGGCGGAGGCGCGGTGATAGCGCAAAAAATTTATGTGCGCGGTATTGAAGACAGATTGGCTCGGGTTACGGTGGATGGCGCGGCGCAAATGGGCGCAAGCTATGGGCATCAAGGCAATACGATTATTGACCCTGGAATGCTCAAAAGCGTGGTGGTTACTAAGGGGGCGGCTCAAGCGAGCGCGGGGCCTATGGCTTTGATTGGTGCGATCAAAATGGAGACTAGGAGCGCGAGCGATTTTATCCCTAAAGGTAAAGACTACGCTATGAGTGGGGCTGCAACTTTTTTAACCAACTTTGGGGACAGGGAAACCATTATGGGCGCTTATCGTAACCATCATTTTGATGCGCTTTTGTATTACACGCACCAAAATATTTTCTATTATCGTGATGGGGATAATGCGATGAAAAATCTTTTTGACCCTAAAGCGGATAATAAAGTTACAGGGAGTCCTAGCGAGCAAAACAATGTGATGGCTAAGATCAATGGCTATTTGAGCGAAAGGGATACTTTAACGCTCAGTTACAACATGACTAGAGATAACGCTAACCGCCCTTTAAGAGCGAATTTTACCGGCACTTTTTTACCCTATTCTTGCGGCGATTTCAACGCTTTCCCTAACGAACAAAACCCTGATGATTGCTTGTTTGAAAATGACGCCAGTTTGTTTAAAACTTATAGCGTCAATTTAGTGCATAATGTGAGTTTGAATTATGAAAGGGAAGGGGGGAGCCGTTTTGGTGATCCTAAATTAAAAATCAATGGCTATACGAGTATCAGGAATGTCCAAATTGATCCGCTTTTTAGGCCTAACGATATAGCGGCTATCATCCCTTTCACCCCAAATCCGCAACTCTCTCAAAATGAAGAAAATGAATGCGTGGCGCAAGGGGGCATTTATGACGCTCTTAAACAAACCTGCTCTATCACTTTTAAAAGCCTTGGAGGGGGTTCTGTGGTGGCTAATAAAAATTTATTCATCATCAATTCTGGGTTTAATGCGAATGTGATCCACACCATAGATCATAAGAATGACAATCTTTTGGAATACGGGTTGAATTACCAAAACTTAACCACTTTTGATAAAGCGATCCCTAATAGCGAATTAGTCAAACCGGGCGATGCCCCTGACGCATGCTTAAGGGTTATGGGCCCTAATGATCCCAACATGAACGGGCGCTGCCAACGAAATGGCGCTACGGCGAATGTGGTTGGGGTGTATGTGCAAGCGAATTACACCTTGCATCCTATGGTAACTTTAGGGGCAGGGACTCGTTATGATGTCTATACTTTAGTGGATAAAGACTGGCAATTGCACATAACCCAAGGGTTTAGCCCGAGCGCGGCTTTAAATGTCTCGCCTTTAGAAAATTTGAATTTCAGGCTTTCTTACGCGTATGTAACCAGAGGCCCTATGCCTGGAGGTTTGGTGTGGATGCGTCAAGACAATTTGCGCTATAACCGCAATTTAAAGCCAGAAATTGGGCAAAATGCGGAATTTAACACCGAATACAGCAGTCAGTATTTTGATTTTAGAGCCGCCGGTTTTGTCCAATTGATTTCTAATTATATCAACCAATTTTCTTCAACGCTTTTTGTAACTAATTTGCCCGCGCAAGATATTATTTATGTGCCGGGTTATGAAGTTTCAGGGACGGCTAAATACAAGGGCTTTTCTTTAGGCTTGAGCGTGGCGCGATCATGGCCTTCTTTAAAGGGGCGCTTGATCGCTGATGTGTATGAATTGGCGGCTACAACCGGCAATGTGTTTATTTTAACGGCAAGCTATACAATCCCACGCACAGGCCTTAGCATCACTTGGCTTTCACGCTTTGTTACGGATTTGAGTTATTGCTCTTATAGCCCCTATCGCAACGGCCCTACGGATATTGACAGACGGCCTAGTAATTGCCCTAAAACGCCCGGGATTTTTCATGTGCATAAACCGGGTTATGGGGTGAGCAGTTTCTTTATCACTTACAAGCCCACTTACAAAAAACTCAAAGGGTTGAGCCTGAATGCGGTGTTTAACAATGTTTTTAACCAACAATATATTGATCAAGCAAGCCCGGTGATGAGCCCTGATGAGCCTAATCAAGACAAATACGCAAGGGGCATGGCAGAACCTGGCTTTAACGCTAGGTTTGAAATTTCCTATAAGTTTTAA
- the hofG gene encoding outer membrane beta-barrel protein HofG, with protein MKQEKYFLTSSLSLLSFLLCPVEAFDYRFSGRVENFSKIGFNNSQINTKKGIYPTESFIDIVTLAQVKVNLLPKGIENHRLSVSLGGAIAAIPYDKTKYYINQANGKVFGSIVENFIGGYHGYFFNKYLGPAYAGTSQSASYHARPYVVDTAFLRYDYKDIFGFKAGRYEANIDFMSGSNQGWEVYYQPYKTETQKLRFWWWSSFGRGLAFNSWIYEFFATVPYLKKGGNPSNSNDFINYGWHGITTTYSYKGLDAQFFYYFAPKTYNAPGFKLVYDTNRNFENVGFRSQSMIMTTFPLYYRGWYNPETNTYSLEDSTPHGSLLGRNGVTLNIRQVFWWDNFNWSIGFYNTFGNSDAFLGSHTMPRGNNTSYIGSEISITTRHAGMIGYDFWDNTAYDGLADAITNANTFTFYTSVGGIHKRFAWHVFGRVSHANKNALGQVGRANEYSLQFNASYAFTESVLLNFRITYYGARINKGYQAGYFGAPKFNNPDGDFSANYQDRSYMMTNLTLKF; from the coding sequence ATGAAACAAGAAAAGTATTTTCTGACTTCTTCTTTATCGCTTTTATCGTTTTTATTGTGTCCTGTAGAAGCTTTTGATTATCGGTTTAGTGGTCGTGTGGAGAACTTTTCTAAGATTGGTTTTAACAATTCTCAAATCAATACCAAAAAAGGGATTTATCCTACCGAAAGTTTTATAGATATTGTAACTTTAGCGCAAGTTAAAGTCAATTTACTCCCTAAAGGCATCGAAAACCACAGGCTCTCTGTTTCTTTGGGTGGGGCGATTGCAGCCATTCCTTACGATAAGACTAAATATTATATTAACCAGGCTAACGGGAAAGTTTTTGGCTCAATTGTGGAGAATTTCATTGGGGGCTATCATGGATACTTTTTTAACAAGTATCTTGGCCCTGCTTATGCGGGGACTTCTCAATCAGCGAGCTATCATGCAAGGCCTTATGTGGTGGATACCGCTTTTTTACGATACGATTACAAAGACATTTTTGGGTTTAAAGCGGGGCGTTATGAAGCGAATATTGATTTTATGAGCGGTTCGAATCAGGGGTGGGAAGTGTATTATCAGCCCTATAAGACTGAGACGCAAAAATTAAGGTTTTGGTGGTGGAGCTCTTTTGGGAGAGGTTTGGCGTTTAACTCTTGGATTTATGAGTTTTTTGCGACCGTGCCTTATTTGAAAAAGGGAGGCAATCCTAGTAACAGCAACGATTTTATCAATTATGGCTGGCATGGGATCACCACGACTTATTCTTATAAAGGTTTAGACGCTCAATTTTTTTATTATTTTGCGCCTAAGACTTATAACGCTCCTGGTTTTAAGCTAGTCTATGACACGAACAGGAATTTTGAAAATGTAGGCTTTCGCTCTCAAAGCATGATCATGACAACCTTTCCTTTATACTATAGGGGGTGGTATAACCCAGAGACAAACACTTATAGTTTAGAAGACAGCACGCCCCATGGATCGTTGTTGGGGAGGAATGGCGTTACTTTGAATATCCGCCAGGTTTTTTGGTGGGATAATTTCAACTGGTCCATTGGCTTTTATAACACCTTTGGCAATTCAGACGCTTTTTTAGGCTCTCACACGATGCCAAGGGGGAATAACACTTCCTATATCGGTAGTGAAATCTCCATAACGACTAGGCATGCCGGAATGATTGGCTATGATTTTTGGGATAATACGGCTTATGATGGGCTGGCTGATGCGATCACTAACGCGAACACTTTCACTTTTTACACTTCGGTTGGAGGGATCCATAAGCGTTTTGCATGGCATGTTTTTGGGCGCGTCTCTCATGCGAATAAAAATGCGTTAGGGCAAGTGGGGAGGGCTAATGAATATTCCTTGCAATTCAATGCGAGCTATGCGTTCACTGAATCGGTTCTCCTTAACTTTAGGATCACTTATTATGGTGCTAGGATCAATAAAGGCTATCAAGCAGGGTATTTTGGAGCGCCCAAATTCAATAACCCTGATGGCGATTTTAGTGCTAATTACCAAGACAGAAGTTACATGATGACCAACCTCACGCTGAAGTTTTGA
- the alpB gene encoding Hop family adhesin AlpB, with protein MKQNLKPFKMIKENLMTQSQKVRFLAPLSLALSLSFNPVGAEEDGGFMTFGYELGQVVQQVKNPGKIKAEELAGLLNSNTTNNTNINIAGTGGNVAGTLGNLFMNQLGNLIDLYPTLNTNNIRQCGSNGTTANGATAAATTSGSSTSPCFQGNLTLYNEMVSSIKTLSQNISKNIFQGNNNTTSANLSNQLSELNTASVYLTYMNSFLNANNQAGGIFQNNTNQAYGNGVTAQQIAYILKQASITMGPSGDSGAAAAFLDAALAQHVFNSANAGNDLSAKEFTSLVQNIVNNSQNALTLANNANISNSTGYQVSYGGNIDQARSTQLLNNTTNTLAKVSALNNELKANPWLGNFAAGNSSQVNAFNGFITKIGYKQFFGENKNVGLRYYGFFSYNGAGVGNGPTYNQVNLLTYGVGTDVLYNVFSRSFGSRSLNAGFFGGIQLAGDTYISTLKNSPQLASRPTATKFQFLFDVGLRMNFGILKKDLKSHNQHSIEIGVQIPTIYNTYYKAGGAEVKYFRPYSVYWVYGYAF; from the coding sequence ATGAAACAAAATTTAAAGCCATTCAAAATGATTAAGGAAAATTTAATGACACAATCTCAAAAAGTAAGATTCTTAGCCCCTTTAAGCCTAGCGTTAAGCTTGAGCTTCAATCCAGTGGGCGCTGAAGAAGATGGGGGCTTTATGACCTTTGGGTATGAATTAGGTCAGGTGGTCCAACAAGTGAAAAACCCGGGTAAAATCAAAGCCGAAGAATTAGCCGGCTTGTTAAACTCTAATACGACAAACAACACCAATATCAACATTGCAGGCACAGGAGGCAATGTCGCCGGGACTTTGGGCAACCTTTTTATGAACCAATTGGGCAATTTGATTGATTTGTATCCTACTTTGAACACTAACAATATCCGTCAATGTGGTAGTAACGGCACAACCGCTAATGGTGCGACCGCAGCCGCTACTACTAGTGGTAGCTCTACTAGCCCTTGTTTCCAAGGTAACCTGACTCTTTATAACGAAATGGTTAGCTCTATCAAAACTTTGAGTCAAAACATCAGCAAGAATATCTTTCAAGGCAACAACAACACCACGAGCGCTAATCTCTCCAATCAGCTCAGTGAGCTTAACACCGCTAGCGTTTATTTGACTTACATGAACTCCTTCTTAAACGCCAACAACCAAGCGGGTGGGATTTTTCAAAACAACACTAATCAAGCTTATGGAAATGGTGTTACCGCCCAACAAATCGCTTATATCCTAAAGCAAGCTTCAATCACTATGGGGCCAAGCGGTGATAGCGGGGCTGCCGCAGCGTTTTTGGATGCCGCTTTAGCGCAACATGTTTTCAACTCCGCTAACGCTGGGAACGATTTGAGCGCTAAGGAATTCACTAGCTTGGTGCAAAACATCGTCAATAATTCTCAAAACGCTTTAACGCTAGCTAACAACGCTAACATCAGCAATTCAACCGGCTATCAAGTGAGCTATGGCGGGAATATTGATCAAGCGCGCTCTACCCAACTGTTAAACAACACCACAAACACTTTGGCTAAAGTTAGCGCTTTGAATAACGAGCTTAAAGCTAACCCATGGCTTGGGAATTTCGCTGCCGGTAACAGCTCTCAAGTGAATGCGTTTAACGGGTTTATCACTAAAATCGGTTATAAGCAATTCTTCGGGGAAAACAAGAATGTGGGCTTACGCTACTACGGCTTCTTCAGCTATAACGGTGCGGGCGTGGGTAATGGCCCCACTTACAATCAAGTCAATCTGCTCACTTATGGGGTGGGGACTGATGTGCTTTACAATGTGTTTAGCCGCTCTTTTGGTAGCCGAAGTCTTAATGCGGGCTTCTTTGGGGGGATCCAACTCGCAGGGGATACTTACATCAGCACGCTAAAAAATAGCCCTCAGCTTGCGAGCAGACCTACAGCGACAAAATTCCAATTCTTGTTTGATGTGGGCTTACGCATGAACTTTGGTATCTTGAAAAAAGACTTGAAAAGCCATAACCAGCATTCTATAGAAATCGGCGTGCAAATCCCTACGATTTACAACACTTATTATAAAGCTGGTGGCGCTGAAGTGAAATACTTCCGCCCTTATAGCGTGTATTGGGTCTATGGCTACGCCTTCTAA